The DNA segment TAGGCAAGTCCCCGCACGGTGTGTGGACGCTGCAGCATGCGCCCCGGTAAGGCCTGGAGGCCGCGAGGAGCCCAAGTGCTGCGCGCAGGCTTCATCTGTACGTTGGCCGCGTCCCTGGTGCTGCCTGCCGGTGCGGCGCGAGCGGCATGTGACAAGCCGGTCTATCTGACGCTGGACACGGGCCACATGGGCGTTGCGCCCCTCATCGCCGATGTGTTGAAGCGCCAGCATGTGCTCGTGACTTTTTTTGCCGCCAATGAAAAGACCCAGGAAGGCGATGGCAGCCTGGGCAATTTCTGGGCGGGCTGGTGGAAGGCGCGCGCGGCCGAGGGCCATGCATTTGCATCCCATACCTACGACCATGTCTATTGGCGTGCGGATGCCGGGTCGGCGCAATCCCCGAGCTTCAGGGTGCGCCCATCGGCCGGGCCGCAGACGGGCAGGGAGTTCACTGTCACGGCACAGCAGTACTGCGAGGAGATCGCCCTGTCGGAAGCCCGCCTGAAGGAAATCACGGGCCAGGCGCCTTTGCCGTTGTTCCGGGCTCCCGGTGGCAAGACATCCGCTCGTCTGCTGCAAGCAGCGAAGCGCTGTGGCTATGCCCATGTGGGATGGTCTCCCGCGGGCTTCCTGGGCGATGAGCTCCCAAGCGAGCGCTACAGCAACGCGGCGCTGCTCCAGCAGGCGCTGGAACACATCCGGCCGGGCGACATCCTGCTGGCCCACCTGGGCATCTGGTCTCGCAAGGATCCGTGGGCTCCCGCAGTGCTCGAGCCTCTGATCGAGGGACTCAAGTCCCGCGGTTTCTGCTTCCGCACGCTCCGTGACCATCCGGAGTACCAAGGCTGGATTGCCGCTCATCCCGTGCGGTGACGGGAACCTGGGCGATCAGGGCGGATCGGAGCGAGGGCTATGGACGGGCTCAGTCAAGTATTCGATATGGCGCAGCAATGGCTGTTCGAGACCATCGTGCAGCCGGCGATGTTTTCGCTTGGAATGGCGAACCTGCTGGAGGACGGCTACGCGGCCACCGGCTGGTTGCTGGTGGGCATCCTGCAACTGGGCGTCATGCTGTGCCTCATAGCGC comes from the Paracidovorax avenae ATCC 19860 genome and includes:
- a CDS encoding polysaccharide deacetylase family protein, with amino-acid sequence MRPGKAWRPRGAQVLRAGFICTLAASLVLPAGAARAACDKPVYLTLDTGHMGVAPLIADVLKRQHVLVTFFAANEKTQEGDGSLGNFWAGWWKARAAEGHAFASHTYDHVYWRADAGSAQSPSFRVRPSAGPQTGREFTVTAQQYCEEIALSEARLKEITGQAPLPLFRAPGGKTSARLLQAAKRCGYAHVGWSPAGFLGDELPSERYSNAALLQQALEHIRPGDILLAHLGIWSRKDPWAPAVLEPLIEGLKSRGFCFRTLRDHPEYQGWIAAHPVR